The proteins below are encoded in one region of Podarcis raffonei isolate rPodRaf1 chromosome 6, rPodRaf1.pri, whole genome shotgun sequence:
- the PDRG1 gene encoding LOW QUALITY PROTEIN: p53 and DNA damage-regulated protein 1 (The sequence of the model RefSeq protein was modified relative to this genomic sequence to represent the inferred CDS: inserted 2 bases in 1 codon), translating to MVTALLEAGAAPARNGLRLGLSXPPRRGSPSLRAAMGELEPDVALRVLAEVEELAEEVMGGRQQIVDLGMKQNQNREALRALSKDMETSDKVMVCFGNMFVQFGKAKTKDMLQRDQELLDEEIAKLRKELKVKVNRLLEAQGKPELKGYSLKPLSAEEMRFMRNVVDG from the exons ATGGTGACCGCCCTCCTGGAGGCAGGCGCGGCGCCTGCGCGGAACGGCCTCCGACTAGGCCTCTC TCCTCCGCGCCGCGGTTCTCCTTCCCTCCGCGCCGCCATGGGCGAGCTGGAGCCGGACGTGGCGCTGCGGGTGCTGGCGGAGGTGGAGGAGCTGGCCGAGGAGGTGATGGGCGGCAGGCAGCAG ATTGTGGATCTGGGTATGAAACAAAATCAGAACCGTGAGGCCTTGAGGGCCCTGAGCAAGGACATGGAGACTTCAG ATAAAGTCATGGTTTGCTTTGGGAACATGTTTGTGCAGTTTGGGAAAGCAAAAACCAAGGACATGTTGCAGAGAG ATCAAGAACTTCTAGATGAAGAAATAGCCAAGTTGCGGAAGGAGCTGAAAGTGAAGGTCAACCGTCTCTTGGAAGCTCAAG GTAAGCCAGAGCTGAAAGGCTACAGTCTGAAGCCCTTGAGCGCCGAAGAGATGCGGTTCATGAGAAACGTGGTGGATGGTTGA